One region of Mucilaginibacter gotjawali genomic DNA includes:
- the aqpZ gene encoding aquaporin Z codes for METKPLTKYLAELIGTFCLVLFGCGAAVIAGANSTDIPPSGVGLLGISLAFGLSVVVMAYTIGPISGCHINPAISISMLVAGKLSFKDTIGYVIFQCIGAIAASGVLYLLASGRASFAMGEYALGANGWGANYLGHYSTQSAFIGEAVFTFLFLLIIFGTTAKRANPAMAGLAIGLSLTLIHLVLIPITGTSVNPARSLGPAVFAGGNALGQLWLFIVAPILGGIVAAVFYKVAFEEK; via the coding sequence ATGGAAACCAAACCACTTACAAAGTATCTGGCCGAACTGATCGGCACATTCTGTCTCGTACTTTTTGGCTGCGGTGCAGCAGTTATCGCGGGCGCTAATTCAACTGATATTCCGCCATCTGGGGTGGGGTTATTGGGTATTTCCCTTGCCTTTGGCCTAAGCGTTGTTGTTATGGCGTATACTATCGGGCCAATTTCAGGCTGTCACATTAATCCTGCCATTTCTATTTCAATGCTGGTAGCAGGTAAGCTGTCTTTTAAAGATACAATTGGTTACGTTATCTTCCAGTGTATCGGGGCCATTGCCGCATCGGGCGTATTGTATTTGCTGGCTTCAGGCCGTGCTTCTTTTGCTATGGGCGAATATGCCCTTGGCGCCAATGGCTGGGGCGCTAATTATCTTGGCCATTATTCAACACAATCGGCATTTATAGGCGAAGCTGTTTTTACCTTCCTGTTTCTTTTAATAATATTCGGAACTACGGCCAAACGCGCAAATCCAGCAATGGCTGGTCTGGCGATTGGTTTATCTCTTACTTTAATTCACCTGGTATTAATACCCATCACCGGGACTTCGGTGAATCCTGCCAGAAGTCTGGGTCCGGCCGTATTTGCCGGTGGCAACGCGCTCGGCCAGTTATGGCTCTTCATTGTCGCGCCCATACTTGGCGGGATAGTAGCAGCTGTGTTTTATAAAGTGGCCTTTGAAGAGAAATGA
- a CDS encoding RNA polymerase sigma factor, with the protein MGEGDLQELIKGCIKQDRKCQKELYKAFYGFAMGICLRYAGNRDEAAEVTNLGFFKVFSKIGKFNDALPFKAWLGRIMINTSIDFYRSKLKLAFNEDLDQAAELSDGELPDRNLNYEDLLKMVQALPHAYRTVFNLFAIEGYSHEEIAAMLHISTGTSKSNLYKARQKLKDMILQSDSRANSANYNSGMDYTHITFIKMDDALRMFLNKGFKK; encoded by the coding sequence ATGGGAGAAGGAGACTTACAGGAACTAATAAAAGGCTGTATTAAACAGGACAGGAAATGCCAAAAAGAATTGTACAAGGCGTTTTATGGCTTTGCTATGGGTATATGCCTGCGTTATGCCGGTAACAGGGATGAAGCTGCCGAAGTAACGAACCTGGGTTTTTTCAAAGTGTTTAGCAAGATCGGTAAATTTAATGATGCGCTCCCGTTTAAGGCATGGCTTGGCCGGATCATGATCAATACCTCCATCGATTTCTACCGCTCCAAACTCAAGCTGGCCTTTAATGAAGATCTCGACCAGGCTGCCGAACTGAGCGATGGAGAATTACCCGACAGGAATCTTAATTATGAGGACCTGTTAAAAATGGTGCAGGCTTTACCACACGCCTATCGCACTGTTTTCAATCTTTTTGCGATAGAAGGCTATTCGCATGAGGAGATCGCCGCAATGCTGCATATCAGTACGGGTACCTCAAAATCAAATTTGTATAAGGCAAGGCAAAAACTCAAAGACATGATCCTGCAATCAGACAGCCGCGCCAATAGCGCCAATTATAACAGCGGCATGGATTATACGCACATCACATTCATTAAAATGGATGATGCATTGCGCATGTTTTTAAATAAAGGTTTTAAAAAATGA
- a CDS encoding TMEM175 family protein codes for MEKGRLEAFSDGVIAIIITIMVLELKIPEGVHGADLSALKPLIPVLGSYLLSFIYVGIYWNNHHHMMQAAESVNGAILWANMHLLFWLSLVPFVTAWMGENNFSRWPVTCYGIVLIMNACAYTILLLALIRHHGRNSVLAKAIGEDWKGKVSIGIYATAIAMSWLNSNISFILYIVVACIWFIPDKRIERQLVGEEPPCESKG; via the coding sequence ATGGAAAAAGGTCGTCTAGAGGCATTTAGCGATGGCGTGATTGCCATTATTATAACCATAATGGTTTTGGAGTTAAAAATTCCGGAAGGGGTTCATGGCGCTGATTTAAGCGCCTTAAAGCCGCTGATCCCGGTTCTTGGAAGCTACTTGCTTAGCTTTATTTATGTGGGCATTTATTGGAATAACCATCACCACATGATGCAGGCGGCGGAATCCGTAAACGGGGCCATCCTTTGGGCCAATATGCACCTGCTGTTCTGGCTTTCCCTGGTTCCTTTTGTTACCGCATGGATGGGCGAAAATAATTTTTCACGCTGGCCGGTAACCTGCTACGGCATCGTGCTCATTATGAATGCCTGTGCCTATACCATTTTATTATTGGCGCTGATACGGCACCATGGCCGGAATTCGGTACTGGCAAAAGCTATTGGCGAAGATTGGAAGGGGAAAGTTTCCATAGGTATTTATGCTACCGCAATAGCAATGTCCTGGCTTAACTCAAACATCAGCTTTATTCTATACATCGTTGTTGCCTGTATCTGGTTTATTCCCGATAAGCGCATCGAACGGCAGCTGGTAGGTGAGGAGCCTCCTTGTGAGTCTAAAGGCTAA
- a CDS encoding SusD/RagB family nutrient-binding outer membrane lipoprotein, with protein MKFKYIYLIIAAFIIGSAASCKKELTNVNTNPNAITSDKYDPNLLLTTVQLMYTGSTSFGGSAWATKWGGVGCFIQHTASTNPGFYYGDKYLNNIGAMGEMFQDSYTSEVQPVVELYLLTANKTQYRNLHQMARIMKAMVFEQITDLYGDIPYFHAGLGYYERLYTPSYDKQEVIYPDLLKEVSQAVDSLSESADKPSGDVLYSSAGDQIAEWKKFGNSLLLRMAMRLTKVDPTTAQSYVAKVVGKTFQNNGDNAIVQHQDGNQLTQNRDALEIFGNDSTDLKLSSAFISGMKINSDPRLPVVAWIYSQDNNGNSTGDSDPADQIGMPPGFIAGGNNPAINITKLDTFPKAGIPGYSRINDNILNTAAPTLILTYAETEFLLADAGKRWPSLNISPATHYKNGVLAAVTQLSVYGDGAAISDADAQAYYENVAYNDANGLNQINTQYWLCTLMDEYEAWSNWRRTGFPNLTPVNYPGNVTSGTIPRRLTYPPSQKITNLANYNAEIAQLTGGDKMTTHIWWDK; from the coding sequence ATGAAATTTAAATATATATATCTAATCATTGCTGCTTTTATCATAGGCTCTGCTGCTTCGTGTAAAAAGGAGCTGACAAATGTAAACACCAATCCAAATGCTATCACATCAGATAAATATGATCCCAATCTTTTATTAACCACGGTTCAGTTGATGTATACAGGGAGCACCAGTTTTGGGGGGAGTGCATGGGCTACCAAGTGGGGCGGCGTTGGCTGTTTTATTCAGCATACCGCTTCAACCAACCCCGGCTTTTATTACGGAGACAAATATTTAAATAATATAGGCGCCATGGGCGAAATGTTCCAGGACTCCTATACCTCTGAAGTTCAGCCGGTAGTTGAACTGTACCTTTTAACAGCAAATAAAACCCAATACCGGAACCTGCACCAGATGGCGCGGATAATGAAGGCAATGGTATTTGAGCAAATAACCGACCTTTATGGTGATATTCCTTATTTCCATGCAGGTTTAGGTTATTACGAGCGCCTTTACACCCCTTCATATGATAAACAGGAAGTGATTTATCCCGACCTGCTAAAAGAAGTATCGCAGGCCGTTGACAGCCTGAGTGAAAGCGCCGATAAGCCGAGCGGCGATGTTTTGTATTCATCAGCCGGTGATCAGATCGCCGAATGGAAAAAATTCGGCAACTCATTATTGTTGCGGATGGCTATGCGTTTAACCAAAGTAGACCCGACAACAGCCCAAAGCTATGTAGCAAAAGTAGTGGGTAAAACATTTCAAAACAATGGCGATAATGCTATTGTACAGCACCAGGATGGGAACCAGTTAACCCAAAACAGGGATGCGCTTGAAATATTCGGCAATGACAGTACCGACCTGAAGCTATCGAGTGCATTTATCAGCGGCATGAAAATCAACAGCGATCCGAGGTTGCCTGTGGTGGCCTGGATCTATTCACAGGATAACAATGGCAATAGTACCGGTGACAGTGATCCGGCTGACCAGATCGGGATGCCTCCCGGCTTTATTGCGGGTGGTAATAACCCTGCCATAAACATTACCAAACTTGATACTTTTCCCAAGGCAGGCATACCCGGTTACTCTCGTATAAATGACAATATATTGAACACAGCGGCACCAACTTTAATACTGACTTATGCTGAAACTGAGTTTTTACTGGCCGATGCCGGTAAACGATGGCCGTCCCTTAACATCTCCCCGGCAACGCATTATAAAAATGGTGTATTGGCGGCTGTTACCCAATTGTCCGTATATGGCGATGGTGCTGCCATCAGTGATGCTGACGCACAGGCTTATTATGAAAATGTGGCCTATAATGATGCCAATGGGCTTAACCAGATCAATACCCAATATTGGCTTTGCACATTAATGGACGAATACGAAGCATGGAGTAACTGGCGGCGCACGGGCTTTCCAAACTTAACACCCGTAAATTACCCGGGGAACGTAACCAGCGGCACCATACCACGCAGGCTCACCTATCCACCAAGCCAAAAAATCACCAACCTGGCAAATTATAACGCTGAAATAGCACAATTAACCGGCGGTGATAAAATGACCACTCATATTTGGTGGGATAAGTAG
- a CDS encoding sensor histidine kinase, producing the protein MKLRTKYILFVVILHLVALTLSWFIFAQNRIYFIISEVFIIISVIIAWQLYLQLLRPLKTLMQGVEAIKDRDFNVKFLSTGKHEMDQLIEVYNQMMDELRTERTRQEQQHFFLEKLIFTSPTGIIILDYDDNVQQINPKALQIIGVSADDVLKYPVDKLRHPLLLQIKRLNSGEAMVVKPDGINTYKLQKSHFIDRGFSRHFIMIEDLTTEILAAEKNVYGKVIRMMAHEVNNTIGPVNSIMQSTLKTHQLWEGNKNDTLKDALQVAIDRNQNLNHFMRGFADLVKLPAANKKPLDLHQLIGSVTRLMAIKAGEKLVEFEFRLTEGPFMINADAQQMEQVLINIVKNAIEAINEKGKISFISLPANRSLVIADTGAGIDGQHASDLFSPFFSTKKDGQGIGLTLVREILINHNFDFSLKTVAEHQTEFSIIFN; encoded by the coding sequence ATGAAGCTGAGGACTAAATATATCCTGTTTGTTGTTATCCTTCACCTGGTAGCCCTTACGCTGTCGTGGTTTATCTTTGCGCAAAACAGGATCTACTTTATCATTTCCGAAGTATTTATCATCATTTCGGTGATCATCGCCTGGCAATTATATCTACAATTGCTGCGCCCTCTAAAAACATTAATGCAGGGGGTAGAAGCAATTAAGGACCGCGATTTTAATGTGAAATTCCTTTCTACCGGCAAGCACGAAATGGATCAGCTGATTGAAGTGTATAACCAGATGATGGATGAATTGCGCACCGAGCGAACCCGGCAGGAACAGCAGCATTTTTTTCTCGAAAAACTCATTTTCACGTCCCCAACCGGAATCATTATACTTGATTATGATGATAATGTACAGCAGATTAACCCCAAAGCCCTACAGATCATCGGTGTTAGTGCCGACGATGTTTTAAAGTATCCTGTGGATAAATTAAGGCACCCCTTACTGCTGCAAATAAAACGCTTAAACTCCGGCGAAGCGATGGTAGTTAAGCCCGATGGCATCAATACCTATAAACTCCAGAAATCGCATTTTATCGACAGAGGTTTCTCAAGGCATTTTATCATGATTGAAGACCTGACTACTGAAATACTGGCCGCCGAAAAGAATGTTTATGGCAAGGTGATCAGGATGATGGCGCACGAAGTGAATAATACCATTGGGCCGGTCAATTCTATAATGCAATCAACATTAAAAACCCACCAGCTTTGGGAGGGCAATAAGAACGATACATTAAAAGACGCTTTACAGGTGGCGATAGACCGCAATCAAAATCTGAATCATTTTATGCGCGGCTTTGCCGACCTGGTAAAACTGCCCGCTGCCAACAAAAAGCCCCTTGATCTTCATCAGCTTATCGGTTCCGTTACACGGCTAATGGCAATTAAAGCAGGGGAGAAGCTGGTTGAATTTGAATTCCGGCTGACCGAGGGTCCCTTTATGATCAATGCCGACGCACAGCAAATGGAGCAGGTACTGATCAATATTGTGAAAAATGCCATTGAGGCCATCAACGAAAAAGGGAAAATAAGCTTTATCAGCTTGCCTGCCAATAGAAGCCTGGTAATTGCCGATACCGGCGCAGGTATTGACGGGCAACATGCCTCCGATCTTTTTTCGCCATTTTTCAGCACCAAAAAAGACGGGCAGGGCATTGGGCTTACCCTGGTGCGCGAAATACTGATCAACCATAATTTTGATTTCTCTTTAAAGACAGTTGCCGAACATCAAACCGAATTCAGCATAATTTTTAATTAA
- a CDS encoding outer membrane protein assembly factor BamB family protein produces MGFRPCQPGYLKKNDPMAYYKVCRGVTYWEDKNGDNKRLFYSVGQKTFAIDAENGQPITRFGKGGYLDLTEDLGRKVNSYVSGTTPGVIYKDLIIMGARVDESEDAAPGHIRAYDVMSGKLRWIFHTIPHPGEYGFNTWPDSTAWKKLGAANNWGGMALDEERGIVYIPTGSVGGDFYGAHRKGTDLFANCLIALDAATGKYIWHYQVIHHDLWDRDLPANPNLVTIRHEGKTIDAVAQITKHGFIFMFDRKNGQPVFPITEKPVPTNALPGEQPWPTQPIPSLPQPFARQHFGPEDVTDISPETHKIMLEKYNKVKYNTMFTPPSKDGDWIFPGFDGGGEWGGAAVDPETKIMYISNTEMPWAQVMIDVPKNNYAHNLRGIGHAIYNKYCITCHSPELKGNGSSYPSLVNIGKKYNEQQVSQLVTSGRNMMPSFRQIPAAEKAALLAFILNLPEKPSDRQIISKEPVSASAQNNIPYTMNGYKRFLDTNGYPGIKPPWGTLDAVDLTSGKLLWKVPLGEYPELTKRGIPKTGTELYGGPLVTKGGLVFVAATKDEKIRAFDKKTGKQVWEAKLPAAGYATPATYAISGKQYVVIACGGGKIGSKSGDSYVCFALP; encoded by the coding sequence ATGGGTTTTCGACCCTGCCAGCCTGGATACCTCAAAAAGAATGACCCGATGGCCTATTATAAAGTTTGCAGGGGAGTTACCTATTGGGAGGATAAAAACGGCGATAATAAACGCCTTTTTTACAGTGTCGGGCAAAAAACCTTTGCTATTGATGCGGAAAACGGCCAGCCGATCACACGTTTTGGCAAAGGGGGGTATTTGGACCTCACCGAGGACCTTGGCCGGAAAGTCAATTCCTATGTTTCGGGCACTACCCCGGGCGTTATTTATAAAGATTTGATTATTATGGGTGCGCGGGTTGATGAATCAGAAGATGCAGCACCTGGGCATATCCGGGCCTATGATGTGATGTCCGGCAAACTCAGGTGGATCTTTCACACCATTCCACACCCGGGAGAATATGGGTTTAATACCTGGCCCGACAGCACAGCCTGGAAGAAACTGGGCGCCGCCAATAACTGGGGCGGGATGGCGCTCGACGAAGAACGTGGCATTGTTTACATTCCGACAGGTTCAGTTGGCGGCGACTTTTACGGGGCGCACCGTAAAGGCACTGATCTTTTCGCCAATTGCCTTATCGCGCTGGATGCCGCCACAGGTAAATATATCTGGCATTACCAGGTAATTCACCATGACCTGTGGGATCGTGATCTTCCGGCTAACCCCAACCTGGTAACCATACGGCACGAAGGTAAAACAATTGATGCCGTGGCGCAGATCACAAAACACGGTTTTATTTTTATGTTTGACAGGAAGAACGGGCAGCCTGTATTCCCGATCACGGAAAAACCAGTACCCACCAACGCATTGCCGGGCGAACAACCATGGCCAACACAACCCATACCCAGTTTGCCGCAGCCCTTTGCCCGCCAGCATTTCGGGCCGGAGGATGTGACGGATATTTCGCCCGAAACGCATAAAATCATGCTGGAGAAATATAATAAGGTAAAATACAATACTATGTTTACCCCGCCAAGTAAGGATGGGGACTGGATCTTTCCTGGGTTTGACGGCGGCGGCGAATGGGGCGGCGCGGCGGTAGACCCCGAAACAAAGATCATGTATATCAGCAATACCGAAATGCCCTGGGCACAGGTAATGATCGATGTGCCAAAGAATAATTATGCGCATAACCTGCGGGGGATAGGCCATGCTATTTACAATAAATACTGTATCACCTGTCATAGCCCCGAATTGAAAGGGAATGGCAGTTCTTATCCATCACTGGTCAATATCGGTAAAAAATATAATGAACAGCAGGTAAGCCAACTGGTTACCAGCGGGCGTAATATGATGCCTTCGTTCAGGCAAATTCCGGCAGCTGAAAAGGCTGCATTACTGGCCTTTATTTTAAATCTGCCTGAAAAACCCTCTGACAGGCAAATTATTTCAAAAGAACCGGTTTCTGCCAGCGCGCAGAATAATATTCCATATACCATGAATGGTTATAAAAGGTTTTTGGATACCAATGGCTACCCGGGCATTAAACCACCGTGGGGTACGTTGGATGCCGTCGATCTGACCTCGGGCAAACTATTATGGAAAGTACCCCTGGGCGAATATCCTGAACTCACAAAAAGAGGCATCCCCAAAACCGGCACCGAATTATACGGCGGGCCTTTGGTTACAAAAGGCGGTTTGGTGTTTGTTGCCGCCACAAAGGATGAAAAAATAAGGGCCTTTGACAAAAAGACGGGCAAGCAGGTTTGGGAAGCCAAATTACCGGCGGCAGGCTACGCAACCCCGGCAACCTATGCTATTAGTGGCAAACAATACGTGGTGATTGCCTGCGGCGGCGGCAAGATCGGCAGCAAATCAGGCGATAGTTATGTTTGTTTTGCGTTGCCGTAA
- a CDS encoding SusC/RagA family TonB-linked outer membrane protein gives MQKTLYYKSFIFILKNVCLTAVFVLLLIGNAMAQAGQVIKGTVTDAETKEQLAGVTVSVKGGTNKVATDVNGAYAITVPPGSVLVFYTIGYDRIEFTVTNQTSIDVKLKQSTTQLKDVMVTALGITKEKRAIGYSVSEVKGASITEVRENSFVNSLEGRVAGVNVSGVATGPNGASNVIIRGITNMTGNNQPLYVLNGIPLVNNNYATTDVGGGYGGKDGGDGIGDINPDDIETISILKGAAATALYGYRGSNGVVLITTKKGKSGEGLGVEINSNYVSENVIDETNFQTQYGQGYNGAKPVNAADALGSMESSWGAPLDGTKTFQFDGVKRPYSEAAKGNLGRFYHAGSNFTNTVAFSKGFGDDGATRFSVSDLYDQSYVPNAGLKRLTFNQTTNLKLAKSLTLDLSSQYVSEYTQNAPNVSDAVGNLNWGPMFVPPNINITTLAGPFGNGTMANGNELNPFADPYTTNPYFAAYQLQGAIHRNRFTGSANAKYTFDNGIFIGLAVADDYTSDRNTNIEPIGTGYLVDEGVNGDMYEQNVKQTELNIDLTTGKKIKFSKNFSTNLLFGVNYRKSVQEYFTASGQNFAIPLLYNIGNLENLTDNYSLNNEEFESVYASADLSYKDFLYLTVTGRNDWYSTLAPGKINYLYPSLSGSFVFSELLHIPALDLGKIRLSYADVGGAADNPYQTLQTYAIAGTLTITNGIFPIGTAGNGQVPNSALKPSSRREIEAGLEMDFFKNRLKFDLAVYQKKVIDDIVPVTIDYTSGYNSALLNVGTLRYNGLELAIGGTPVKSRDITWDIDFNASYTKGKVISLGGQPQITLGYEAQDWGSAAYTQQIVGKEPMQIIALDPARDSQGKIIIDPALGAPDPSLAQPKDYGSAENPWTGGINNSFHFGPVNLSFLIDGKFGGKLFSNTNLIAYQQGLSKLTLPGRDLLYGTNQQYASGYYGDWQAADQGMFVYDASFIKFRQLTLGYDFPVKKLFNNKIHGLKLSFVCHNVFTITKHTPNIDPESTYSASIYTQGLEAPAVPYSRTIGLNLNIKL, from the coding sequence ATGCAAAAAACACTCTACTACAAAAGTTTTATTTTTATTTTAAAAAATGTTTGCTTAACGGCTGTATTCGTCCTGCTTCTTATAGGTAATGCCATGGCGCAGGCGGGGCAGGTAATCAAAGGAACAGTAACTGATGCTGAAACAAAAGAGCAGCTTGCCGGCGTTACCGTGAGCGTGAAGGGGGGCACCAATAAGGTGGCTACCGATGTAAACGGAGCGTATGCGATAACCGTGCCCCCCGGAAGCGTACTGGTTTTTTATACGATCGGCTATGACCGGATTGAATTTACGGTAACTAACCAAACCTCCATCGATGTAAAATTAAAACAATCAACCACGCAGCTTAAGGATGTAATGGTTACCGCACTGGGTATTACCAAGGAAAAAAGGGCCATCGGCTATTCAGTATCTGAAGTAAAAGGGGCATCCATTACCGAGGTGCGCGAAAATAGCTTCGTAAACAGCTTGGAAGGCCGGGTTGCCGGGGTAAACGTTAGCGGGGTTGCTACCGGCCCTAATGGAGCCAGCAATGTTATTATCCGCGGCATTACCAACATGACGGGTAACAACCAGCCTTTGTACGTGTTAAATGGCATTCCATTAGTTAATAATAATTACGCCACAACGGATGTTGGTGGCGGTTACGGGGGCAAAGACGGCGGCGATGGCATCGGCGATATTAACCCGGACGATATTGAGACAATCTCTATATTAAAAGGAGCGGCAGCTACCGCATTGTATGGCTACCGCGGTTCAAACGGAGTAGTTTTGATCACTACCAAAAAAGGTAAAAGCGGCGAAGGCCTGGGCGTTGAAATTAATTCAAACTATGTGAGCGAAAATGTGATTGATGAGACCAATTTTCAAACACAATATGGGCAGGGATATAATGGCGCCAAGCCGGTAAACGCAGCGGATGCACTCGGATCAATGGAATCAAGCTGGGGAGCCCCGCTTGACGGGACAAAAACATTCCAGTTTGATGGGGTAAAGAGGCCGTACTCAGAAGCAGCCAAAGGCAATCTCGGTCGTTTTTATCACGCCGGCAGCAATTTCACCAACACGGTTGCATTTAGCAAAGGTTTTGGGGACGATGGTGCAACCCGTTTTTCGGTAAGCGACCTATACGACCAAAGCTATGTACCAAATGCCGGACTCAAACGGCTCACTTTTAATCAGACAACCAATCTTAAACTGGCAAAAAGTTTAACGCTCGACCTTTCCTCGCAGTATGTATCTGAATATACCCAAAACGCACCCAACGTGTCTGATGCTGTTGGTAACCTGAACTGGGGCCCAATGTTTGTTCCGCCGAATATAAACATTACCACCCTGGCAGGTCCGTTTGGCAACGGAACTATGGCCAATGGCAATGAGTTAAATCCATTCGCTGACCCTTACACCACTAACCCCTATTTTGCAGCTTATCAGTTACAGGGCGCTATTCACCGCAACCGTTTTACGGGTTCGGCCAATGCCAAATACACTTTTGACAACGGCATTTTTATCGGCCTTGCAGTTGCCGATGATTATACCAGCGACCGTAATACCAATATAGAACCAATTGGCACGGGCTATTTGGTTGACGAGGGTGTTAATGGAGATATGTACGAGCAAAACGTTAAACAAACAGAACTTAATATAGATTTGACTACAGGAAAAAAGATCAAATTCAGTAAAAACTTCTCCACTAATTTATTGTTCGGCGTAAATTACCGGAAGTCGGTTCAGGAATACTTCACCGCATCAGGCCAAAATTTTGCCATCCCATTATTATATAATATCGGCAACCTTGAAAACCTTACGGATAACTATTCCTTAAATAATGAAGAATTTGAATCAGTATACGCCAGTGCCGATCTGTCTTACAAAGATTTCCTGTATTTGACTGTAACAGGCCGCAATGACTGGTATTCAACGCTGGCGCCGGGAAAGATCAATTATTTATATCCATCATTAAGCGGTTCATTTGTTTTCTCGGAGTTGCTGCATATACCAGCGTTGGACCTTGGAAAGATCAGGCTCAGCTACGCAGACGTAGGCGGGGCTGCTGATAATCCTTACCAAACATTGCAAACCTATGCCATTGCCGGTACCTTAACTATTACCAATGGAATTTTCCCGATAGGTACTGCCGGAAACGGGCAGGTGCCGAACAGTGCACTAAAACCCTCATCAAGGCGTGAAATTGAAGCGGGCCTTGAAATGGATTTCTTTAAAAACAGGTTAAAGTTTGACCTTGCTGTTTATCAGAAGAAAGTGATAGATGATATTGTACCGGTTACTATTGATTATACATCGGGCTACAATTCGGCCCTTCTTAATGTAGGAACACTCAGGTATAATGGCCTTGAACTGGCAATAGGTGGAACGCCGGTTAAGAGCCGGGATATTACCTGGGATATCGACTTTAACGCTTCCTATACCAAAGGCAAAGTAATCTCGCTTGGCGGACAGCCGCAAATTACGCTCGGTTATGAAGCCCAGGATTGGGGATCGGCTGCATATACCCAGCAAATAGTAGGTAAAGAGCCCATGCAAATTATTGCATTGGACCCGGCCCGGGATAGCCAGGGAAAAATCATTATCGACCCTGCATTGGGAGCGCCGGACCCTTCGCTTGCACAACCTAAAGATTATGGGTCGGCCGAGAACCCCTGGACCGGCGGTATCAACAACTCATTTCACTTCGGACCGGTTAACCTTTCCTTCCTGATCGACGGAAAATTTGGCGGTAAATTATTTTCAAACACTAACCTTATCGCCTACCAGCAGGGGCTTTCAAAATTAACTTTGCCCGGCCGGGATCTGCTCTATGGTACCAACCAGCAATATGCATCGGGGTATTATGGCGACTGGCAGGCAGCAGACCAGGGAATGTTTGTGTATGATGCCAGCTTTATTAAGTTCAGGCAGTTGACGTTAGGTTATGATTTCCCGGTAAAAAAGCTGTTTAACAATAAAATACATGGGTTAAAACTGAGTTTTGTTTGTCACAATGTATTCACTATAACTAAACATACACCAAATATTGATCCTGAATCAACTTATTCTGCATCGATATATACGCAGGGGCTGGAGGCACCGGCAGTTCCCTATTCAAGGACTATCGGGTTAAACCTTAATATCAAATTGTAA